A portion of the Elusimicrobiales bacterium genome contains these proteins:
- a CDS encoding metal ABC transporter permease translates to MSELAALWKFFAPGLAAGMILAAVCGALGVLVITKRVTFVGMALSEVAACGLAFGLLLLHHVEASMPVFAEAWGGAITMSAAVAATAVAVSILALASGARRISQDGVMGILFALAGAGSILLVSYSSFGLDEVKDLLWGNLLVAKPADLALSAAVLLPALLALIVFLPRIVLVFTDADLARLLGVRTKAWELAFFYALGVVAAVGSKVGGSLLVFAYLVAPSCAGLLLARRMGKAMLISSCIAAACTAAGLYLSVRFDAPASQLVIALLCLSPLAALGISRIGRI, encoded by the coding sequence ATGTCTGAACTGGCCGCATTGTGGAAGTTTTTCGCCCCGGGGCTGGCCGCCGGCATGATACTGGCGGCGGTTTGCGGCGCGCTTGGCGTGCTGGTGATAACCAAGCGCGTCACCTTCGTAGGCATGGCGCTTTCGGAGGTGGCGGCCTGCGGGCTGGCTTTCGGGCTTCTGCTGCTGCATCATGTTGAAGCCTCCATGCCGGTTTTCGCCGAAGCATGGGGCGGCGCCATAACCATGTCCGCCGCCGTGGCGGCGACCGCGGTGGCCGTAAGCATTCTGGCGCTGGCCTCCGGCGCAAGGCGCATATCGCAGGACGGGGTCATGGGCATACTGTTCGCGCTGGCCGGGGCGGGCAGCATACTGCTGGTCTCTTACAGCAGTTTCGGGCTTGACGAGGTCAAGGACCTGCTGTGGGGCAACCTGCTGGTGGCAAAACCTGCGGACCTTGCGTTGTCGGCTGCGGTGCTGCTGCCGGCGCTGCTGGCGCTGATTGTGTTCCTGCCGCGCATTGTGCTGGTGTTTACGGACGCGGACCTGGCCCGGCTGCTGGGGGTGCGCACAAAAGCGTGGGAGCTGGCGTTTTTCTATGCGCTGGGGGTTGTGGCGGCTGTCGGTTCAAAAGTGGGGGGCTCGCTGCTGGTGTTTGCGTATCTGGTGGCGCCGTCCTGCGCGGGGCTGCTGCTGGCGCGGAGAATGGGGAAGGCCATGCTCATATCGTCCTGCATAGCGGCGGCCTGCACGGCGGCGGGGCTGTATCTGTCTGTGCGCTTTGACGCGCCCGCCAGCCAGCTGGTCATAGCGCTGCTGTGCCTGTCGCCGCTGGCCGCGCTTGGGATTTCAAGAATTGGCAGAATTTGA
- a CDS encoding ATP-binding cassette domain-containing protein translates to MNGLRNQGVAAAASIGDAAAGQPLAQCVNASFGYGRTPVLENVSLSVPRGVFWPIVGPNGAGKSTLLKGILGLLPPLAGEVKLNLGGNPPGYVPQGWKLDSIYPLTVGDVVLQGRFGHMAWHKRPDSGDVETARQALREVRLDGRWDMNYRDLSGGMRQKVLIARALCYSHSLICLDEPTSEVDKPSELDILEHLCRLRSEKNMSVLLVCHAIGAVFKYADTCLLVEHGEITVARGAMLGKIKESYV, encoded by the coding sequence ATGAACGGCCTCCGCAATCAGGGCGTAGCGGCGGCGGCGTCCATCGGGGACGCCGCCGCCGGCCAGCCGCTGGCGCAATGCGTCAACGCCAGTTTCGGCTACGGGCGGACACCGGTGCTGGAAAACGTCAGCCTGTCGGTGCCGCGCGGCGTGTTCTGGCCGATAGTGGGGCCCAACGGCGCGGGCAAAAGCACGCTGCTCAAGGGCATTCTGGGCCTGCTGCCGCCGCTGGCGGGCGAGGTCAAACTCAACCTGGGCGGGAATCCTCCCGGCTACGTGCCGCAGGGCTGGAAGCTGGATTCCATATATCCGCTGACCGTGGGCGATGTTGTGCTGCAGGGGCGGTTCGGCCATATGGCCTGGCACAAAAGGCCGGACAGCGGGGACGTGGAAACCGCCAGACAGGCGCTGCGCGAGGTGCGGCTGGACGGCCGCTGGGACATGAATTACCGCGACCTTTCCGGCGGAATGCGCCAGAAGGTTCTTATCGCCAGGGCATTGTGCTATTCCCACAGCCTCATCTGCCTTGACGAGCCGACCTCGGAGGTGGACAAACCCTCCGAGCTGGATATTCTGGAGCATCTCTGCCGCCTGCGTTCGGAAAAAAACATGAGCGTGCTGCTTGTCTGCCACGCCATAGGCGCGGTGTTTAAGTATGCCGACACCTGCCTGCTGGTGGAGCATGGCGAAATAACCGTCGCCCGTGGCGCAATGCTGGGGAAAATAAAGGAGTCTTATGTCTGA
- a CDS encoding metal ABC transporter substrate-binding protein: MKRLKTIVAAAFALLVCSGAASAGGRLKVYTDLSDFSYLAEQIGKDKVSSENFVAPYQNPHFQEPKPSFIMKLSKADVFIEAGLELTKAWLQPIVEQSRNRDIVPGGKRHFYAYPGIDIIDVPDRKLTRFEGDVHPAGNPHYNYDPQAMLRVSVNIKDALAEADPANAAYYSANQAAWAAGYEKALARWRDAMAPWKGAKVVIYHSSLRYFAQRYGLDETGTVEPKPGVTPSGQYLSDLTEKMKAQGCRVILYDPWDAKKFVETLARNTGAVAVDISPAVGSPKTVASIEQRWDYTVGQVLEAFRKAGYGAAGGAAK; encoded by the coding sequence ATGAAAAGACTTAAAACAATCGTCGCGGCAGCGTTTGCGCTGCTTGTCTGCTCCGGCGCCGCCTCCGCCGGAGGCAGGCTGAAGGTGTATACGGACCTGTCTGACTTTTCCTATCTCGCGGAACAGATAGGAAAGGACAAAGTCTCTTCGGAGAATTTCGTGGCCCCGTATCAGAACCCGCATTTCCAGGAGCCGAAGCCCAGCTTCATAATGAAGCTTAGCAAGGCCGATGTGTTCATTGAAGCGGGCCTTGAGCTTACCAAAGCGTGGCTTCAGCCGATAGTGGAGCAGTCCCGTAACCGGGATATAGTGCCGGGCGGCAAACGCCACTTCTATGCCTATCCGGGCATAGACATCATAGACGTGCCGGACCGGAAGCTGACGCGCTTTGAGGGCGATGTGCATCCAGCCGGCAATCCGCATTACAACTACGACCCGCAGGCGATGCTGCGTGTCAGCGTCAACATAAAAGACGCGCTGGCGGAGGCTGACCCTGCCAATGCCGCCTATTACTCCGCCAATCAGGCCGCGTGGGCGGCGGGGTATGAGAAAGCGTTGGCCCGCTGGCGGGATGCAATGGCTCCGTGGAAAGGCGCGAAAGTGGTCATTTACCACTCCAGCCTGCGCTATTTCGCGCAGCGCTACGGTTTGGACGAGACCGGCACCGTAGAGCCTAAACCCGGCGTAACGCCGTCGGGCCAGTATCTGTCCGACCTTACGGAGAAAATGAAGGCGCAGGGTTGCCGGGTCATACTCTATGACCCGTGGGACGCGAAGAAATTCGTGGAAACCCTCGCCCGCAACACCGGAGCCGTGGCGGTTGACATTTCCCCCGCCGTCGGCAGCCCAAAAACCGTGGCCAGCATAGAGCAGCGCTGGGATTACACCGTGGGCCAGGTGCTGGAAGCTTTCAGAAAAGCGGGGTATGGGGCGGCGGGGGGGGCCGCGAAATGA
- a CDS encoding Fic family protein, with translation MDIGFVKAALSGMHIPIAIETALREQARLRSTHYSTRIEGNRLTLAEAKEVLQNAKVSFHGRERDVKEVRNYWNALLRVEEWADAGKPVTEELIRQIHALVEYGKRAKPTPYRDGQNVIREAGSNAIIYLPPESKDVSELMTDMVKWVNKAEKDGVPTPIIAGMAHYQFVTIHPYYDGNGRTARLLATFILHRGGYGLNGFISLEEHHARDLNGYYNALSVHPHHNYYEGRADAELTPWLEYFTKTLAQVFQSVHKEALALAQKGIKAEPGPLRKLDKRARAVLGLFVQTETISASDVSKLLGLSDRMTRLLLKEWTEASILTVKNAANRNRAYQLSAKYRQYLGALSAMPPAEK, from the coding sequence ATGGACATAGGGTTTGTTAAGGCAGCGTTGTCCGGCATGCACATCCCCATTGCTATTGAAACCGCTCTCCGTGAGCAGGCAAGGCTACGTTCCACCCATTATTCCACGCGTATTGAAGGCAATCGACTGACGCTTGCAGAAGCTAAGGAAGTCCTGCAAAACGCCAAGGTTTCTTTTCATGGCCGGGAACGCGATGTAAAAGAAGTCCGCAACTACTGGAACGCGCTTTTACGAGTTGAGGAATGGGCAGATGCTGGTAAGCCAGTCACGGAAGAGCTAATCCGCCAAATCCACGCGCTCGTTGAGTATGGCAAGCGCGCCAAGCCTACGCCTTATCGGGACGGGCAGAACGTCATACGCGAAGCCGGAAGCAATGCAATCATCTATTTGCCTCCGGAATCAAAAGATGTCTCCGAATTGATGACGGACATGGTGAAGTGGGTAAACAAGGCTGAAAAGGACGGCGTTCCGACCCCAATAATCGCCGGTATGGCTCATTACCAGTTTGTCACTATCCATCCCTATTACGATGGGAATGGCCGCACTGCGCGGCTTTTAGCCACGTTTATCCTGCATCGCGGCGGGTATGGCCTAAACGGCTTTATATCGCTGGAAGAACACCATGCACGCGACCTGAATGGCTACTACAATGCGCTTTCGGTCCACCCGCATCATAACTACTACGAAGGCCGCGCGGATGCTGAACTGACTCCTTGGCTGGAGTATTTTACCAAGACTCTAGCGCAGGTGTTTCAATCGGTGCACAAAGAAGCCTTGGCCTTGGCTCAAAAAGGCATCAAGGCGGAGCCTGGGCCGCTGCGTAAACTGGATAAGCGTGCCAGAGCCGTATTGGGCCTATTCGTGCAGACGGAGACCATATCTGCCAGTGATGTGTCAAAGCTGCTGGGACTATCAGACCGTATGACTCGGCTGCTCCTCAAGGAATGGACGGAAGCCTCCATTCTAACCGTCAAAAACGCCGCCAACAGAAACCGTGCCTACCAGTTATCGGCAAAATATCGGCAATACTTAGGGGCGTTATCGGCAATGCCTCCTGCCGAGAAATAA
- a CDS encoding PilZ domain-containing protein has translation MPVLMENASTDRRKYQRIDTLYVVRCERAPSVQDNGLAAESVTKNVSAGGLLFESRMPFAIGDRLDMEIKFHGPDGGDERCSASGAVVRVERLDEWSYDIAVSFTEIDNIARWKLMKAVYNEQP, from the coding sequence ATGCCCGTACTGATGGAAAACGCCAGCACGGATCGCCGGAAATACCAGAGGATAGACACGCTTTATGTGGTGCGCTGCGAACGCGCGCCTTCCGTGCAGGACAACGGCCTGGCCGCAGAATCCGTGACAAAAAATGTCAGCGCGGGCGGACTGCTGTTTGAGTCCCGCATGCCGTTTGCCATCGGCGACCGGCTGGACATGGAAATCAAGTTCCACGGCCCCGACGGCGGGGACGAGAGATGCTCCGCCTCCGGCGCGGTGGTGCGGGTGGAAAGGCTGGACGAATGGAGCTACGACATCGCCGTGTCATTTACCGAAATAGACAATATCGCGCGCTGGAAGCTGATGAAAGCCGTCTACAATGAGCAGCCATAG
- a CDS encoding CYTH domain-containing protein: protein MSSHSGEEIEFKWAVSSPKQFGDFLRAAAALGAASAPPRRVKNTDYYLDTAGRALEKSGVTCRLRASSAGFELTEKSASRIKGGLARRAEHNFPLPGVKDARGALELIRSVYRHPAARGRTLETRFRIENGRRQFALSLPGKFRAQACFDNVMIFAGPKTVGMREIELEFKNGRLRKFLDFCRAVTEKSGLSPARMSKVATARAALKYLH from the coding sequence ATGAGCAGCCATAGCGGCGAGGAAATAGAATTCAAATGGGCGGTCTCGTCCCCGAAGCAATTCGGGGATTTTTTACGCGCCGCCGCCGCGCTGGGGGCCGCGTCCGCCCCGCCCCGCCGCGTTAAAAACACGGATTATTATCTGGACACCGCAGGCCGCGCGCTTGAAAAATCCGGCGTTACCTGCCGGCTGCGCGCCTCCTCCGCGGGGTTTGAGCTTACCGAAAAATCCGCTTCAAGAATAAAAGGCGGGCTGGCCCGCCGCGCGGAGCATAATTTCCCGCTGCCCGGCGTAAAGGACGCGCGGGGCGCGCTGGAGCTGATACGCTCGGTTTACCGCCATCCGGCGGCCAGGGGCAGGACACTGGAAACGCGGTTCCGCATTGAAAACGGCAGGCGGCAGTTTGCGCTTTCGCTGCCGGGGAAATTCCGGGCGCAGGCCTGCTTTGACAATGTCATGATTTTCGCCGGGCCCAAAACCGTGGGCATGAGGGAGATAGAGCTTGAATTCAAAAACGGCAGGCTGCGGAAATTCCTGGATTTCTGCCGCGCCGTCACGGAAAAATCGGGCCTGAGCCCCGCCAGAATGTCCAAGGTCGCCACCGCCCGCGCCGCACTGAAATACCTGCATTGA
- a CDS encoding sodium:alanine symporter family protein, whose protein sequence is MEAALDKISSYVWGLPLIILLFGTHLFLTFRLGFIQRHLLRAIRISFSSKKEGDGEISHFASLMTALAATIGTGNIVGVAAAVAAGGPGAVLWMWLTGVFGMATKYAEALLSVKYRVADAQGRISGGPMYVLERGLGCKWLGTAFAAFTAVAAFGIGNMVQSNSIAGLAKETFNINPALSGAVLCALTALVILGGIKSIAAICEKLVPVMAIGYVAGCLYILAANFGALPGTIALIFKSAFCGQAALGGFLGAGVKEAMRYGIARGLFSNESGLGSAPIVAAAAQTRSPVRQALVSSTGTFWDTVVICLLTGLVVVGSGQWQAGLKGAALTRAAFGSIPHVGAFILNFGLFTFVYSTILGWEYYGEKAVEYLFGPKAAFPYRLAWVAAVMAGAVVSMPAVWAFADIANGCMALPNIISLLALAPVAAAETKSYFAAPDSASD, encoded by the coding sequence ATGGAAGCCGCTCTGGATAAAATCAGTTCTTACGTGTGGGGGCTGCCGCTCATAATACTGCTGTTCGGGACGCATCTGTTCCTCACTTTCCGGCTGGGATTTATTCAGAGGCATCTGCTGCGCGCCATCAGGATTTCCTTCAGCTCCAAAAAAGAGGGCGACGGGGAAATATCGCATTTCGCCTCGCTTATGACGGCGCTGGCCGCCACCATCGGCACCGGCAATATCGTGGGCGTGGCCGCCGCGGTGGCGGCGGGCGGGCCGGGAGCGGTGCTGTGGATGTGGCTGACCGGCGTCTTCGGCATGGCGACAAAATATGCCGAGGCGCTGCTGTCCGTCAAATACCGCGTCGCGGACGCACAAGGCCGCATCTCCGGCGGGCCGATGTATGTGCTGGAGCGCGGCCTCGGCTGCAAATGGCTGGGAACGGCTTTTGCCGCGTTCACCGCCGTGGCCGCGTTCGGAATCGGCAACATGGTGCAGTCCAATTCCATAGCCGGGCTGGCAAAGGAAACCTTCAACATAAACCCGGCGCTCTCCGGCGCCGTGCTGTGCGCGCTTACCGCGCTGGTCATTCTGGGGGGCATCAAATCAATAGCCGCAATCTGCGAAAAACTGGTGCCGGTCATGGCAATCGGCTATGTGGCGGGCTGCCTCTACATACTGGCGGCGAATTTCGGCGCGCTGCCGGGGACAATCGCGCTGATATTCAAAAGCGCGTTCTGCGGCCAGGCGGCGCTGGGCGGGTTTCTGGGCGCGGGCGTCAAAGAGGCCATGCGCTACGGCATCGCGCGCGGGCTTTTTTCCAACGAATCCGGGCTGGGCAGCGCGCCGATAGTGGCCGCCGCCGCGCAGACCCGCAGCCCCGTGCGGCAGGCGCTGGTATCCTCCACCGGCACGTTCTGGGACACCGTGGTCATCTGCCTGCTGACGGGGCTTGTCGTGGTCGGCTCCGGGCAGTGGCAGGCGGGGCTAAAGGGTGCGGCGCTAACCAGGGCGGCGTTCGGCTCCATACCGCATGTCGGCGCGTTCATACTCAATTTCGGCCTTTTCACTTTCGTGTATTCCACCATACTGGGTTGGGAGTATTACGGCGAGAAGGCGGTGGAATACCTCTTCGGGCCCAAAGCCGCCTTCCCCTACCGGCTGGCCTGGGTGGCGGCGGTGATGGCGGGGGCGGTGGTGTCCATGCCGGCGGTCTGGGCTTTCGCCGACATCGCCAACGGCTGCATGGCGCTGCCGAATATAATATCGCTGCTTGCGCTGGCCCCCGTCGCCGCGGCGGAGACCAAGAGCTATTTCGCCGCGCCGGACTCCGCGTCGGACTAA
- a CDS encoding bifunctional UDP-4-keto-pentose/UDP-xylose synthase — translation MKILILGVNGFIGHHLTKKILDATNWEVYGMDLSADRLKPMLDHKRFHFAEGDISVNREWIEFHVKKCDAVLPLVAIATPKLYIKDPLRVFELDFEENLKVVRYCVNHKKHLIFPSTSEIYGMCPDEEFDEDKSNLVVGPIRNQRWIYSVSKQLLDRVIWGYGQKAGLRFTTFRPFNWIGPGLDSLNAAKEGSSRVLTQFMWNILTGKPLHIVNGGAQRRCFTYISDGVDGLMAILSHKGDDHIGEIFNFGNPVSDISVRELAETLMRLYNAHPLRPKNLPAPRIEDVSEENYYGKDYQDMARRKPAIAKARRILGWQPKVGFEDAVSLTLDYYLKLYHESLSETELEDNAEL, via the coding sequence ATGAAAATACTCATTCTCGGCGTGAACGGTTTTATCGGGCACCACCTCACCAAAAAAATTCTGGACGCCACCAACTGGGAGGTCTACGGCATGGACCTGTCGGCGGACAGGCTAAAACCCATGCTGGACCACAAGCGCTTCCATTTCGCCGAGGGCGACATCTCCGTCAACCGTGAGTGGATAGAGTTTCACGTCAAGAAATGCGACGCCGTGCTGCCGCTGGTGGCGATAGCCACGCCGAAACTCTACATCAAGGACCCGCTGCGCGTTTTTGAGCTGGATTTCGAGGAAAACCTCAAAGTCGTGCGCTATTGCGTTAACCACAAAAAGCATCTGATTTTCCCCTCCACCTCCGAAATCTACGGCATGTGCCCGGACGAGGAATTTGACGAGGACAAGTCCAATCTGGTCGTCGGGCCGATACGGAACCAGCGGTGGATATACAGCGTCTCCAAGCAATTGCTGGACCGCGTCATCTGGGGCTACGGGCAGAAGGCGGGGCTGCGCTTTACCACGTTCCGTCCCTTCAACTGGATAGGCCCGGGGCTGGACAGCCTCAACGCCGCCAAGGAAGGCTCCTCCCGCGTGCTGACGCAGTTCATGTGGAATATACTGACCGGCAAGCCGCTGCATATAGTAAACGGCGGCGCGCAGCGGCGCTGCTTCACCTATATCTCCGACGGGGTGGACGGGCTTATGGCCATACTCTCCCACAAGGGGGACGACCATATCGGCGAGATATTCAATTTCGGCAACCCGGTCTCCGACATCTCCGTGCGCGAACTGGCCGAGACTCTGATGCGGCTCTACAACGCGCATCCGCTGCGCCCTAAAAACCTGCCCGCGCCGCGCATAGAGGACGTCTCCGAGGAGAATTACTACGGCAAGGATTACCAGGACATGGCGCGGCGCAAGCCGGCCATAGCCAAGGCCCGGCGGATACTGGGCTGGCAGCCGAAAGTGGGTTTTGAAGACGCCGTCTCGCTGACGCTGGATTATTACCTCAAGCTCTATCACGAAAGCCTGTCGGAAACCGAGCTGGAGGATAATGCCGAGCTGTAA
- a CDS encoding polysaccharide deacetylase family protein yields the protein MPSCKISLKLDIDTRRGMEEGLPRLLGLFARRKLRASVFFSYGPDESGKAVKRIFTKKGFLKKMFRTNAAKLYGFRTMLYGTLLPAPLTAAALPELVKRTRGEGHETGVHAWSHVRWQDELDNLSREEISRELELAVRAHREITGAEPEGFAAPAWQISAAALEALSGYGWKYISTARGSAPARFAVNGAPAAFPEIPTTMPTLDEILAWNDMTEQSALEHLSGCAKPDALNVYTLHAEAEGLAYLGFFEKLLERWSAAGCEFATLAETARGINPGGIAASPPKRGELPGRAGTVAVC from the coding sequence ATGCCGAGCTGTAAAATCTCGCTGAAACTGGATATAGACACGCGCCGCGGAATGGAAGAGGGCCTGCCGCGGCTGCTTGGCCTGTTCGCGCGCAGAAAACTGCGCGCGTCTGTTTTTTTCAGCTACGGCCCGGACGAAAGCGGCAAAGCGGTAAAACGGATTTTCACAAAAAAGGGTTTTCTCAAGAAAATGTTCCGCACCAATGCGGCGAAGCTTTACGGGTTCAGGACCATGCTCTACGGCACGCTGCTGCCCGCGCCGCTTACCGCCGCCGCGCTGCCGGAACTGGTAAAAAGAACCCGCGGCGAGGGGCATGAAACCGGCGTCCATGCGTGGAGCCATGTCCGCTGGCAGGACGAGCTGGACAATCTTTCGCGGGAGGAAATCTCGCGCGAGTTAGAGCTGGCCGTCCGCGCGCACCGCGAAATAACAGGCGCGGAACCGGAAGGTTTCGCCGCGCCGGCATGGCAAATCAGCGCCGCCGCGCTGGAGGCGCTCTCCGGCTACGGCTGGAAATACATTTCAACCGCAAGGGGCAGCGCCCCCGCGCGGTTTGCCGTCAACGGCGCGCCCGCCGCCTTCCCGGAAATACCGACCACAATGCCCACTTTGGACGAAATACTGGCCTGGAACGATATGACCGAGCAATCCGCGCTGGAGCATTTGTCCGGCTGCGCCAAACCGGACGCGCTAAACGTCTACACCCTGCACGCCGAGGCCGAGGGGCTGGCCTATCTTGGTTTTTTTGAAAAACTTCTGGAGCGCTGGTCCGCCGCCGGCTGCGAATTCGCCACCCTGGCCGAAACCGCGCGCGGCATAAACCCGGGCGGCATTGCGGCCTCCCCCCCGAAACGGGGCGAACTGCCGGGCCGGGCCGGAACCGTGGCTGTCTGCTGA
- a CDS encoding RelA/SpoT family protein, with the protein MPDGDVGLLEKAYLYSEEAHSAQKRASGEKYFIHCYAVADILLDYKLDLPTVCAALLHDVLEDTAISVEQFQKEFGEEITRLVQGVTKIEKFKFSSADEETAENWRKMLMAMAADLRVILIKLADRLHNMRTLEYLPRERQEAIAYETITLYAPLAQRLGMFALKAELEDLSFRAQHPQEFDDLSRQLESTQQHRLQILESFKAELEKHLAQHGIPHRVLARTKNAYSLYRKMKTQSRSFEDIQDSLGVRIITDSVADCYALLGFVHSYFKPVAGSFTDYIALPKMNLYQSLHTTVVSSTGNIVEVQIRTEEMHRTSEYGIAAHWRYKLGKAGRDAHFDEKINWLRHWIEWLQDLTSPREFLESLRTDMELQQVFIFTPKGEVKALPKGATPLDFAFMVHSEVGEHCFGAKIGGKMVPLDYELKSGDICDILTRKNSSPRPDWLKMVRTGRSRSKIRKYLREHGLGEEV; encoded by the coding sequence ATGCCGGACGGGGACGTCGGCCTGCTGGAAAAGGCGTATCTTTATTCCGAGGAGGCGCATTCGGCGCAGAAGCGCGCCTCCGGCGAAAAATATTTCATCCACTGCTACGCCGTGGCAGACATACTGCTGGATTACAAGCTGGACCTGCCCACCGTCTGCGCCGCGCTGCTCCACGACGTGCTTGAGGACACCGCGATATCGGTGGAGCAGTTCCAGAAGGAATTCGGCGAGGAAATCACCCGCCTGGTGCAGGGCGTAACCAAGATAGAGAAATTCAAATTCTCCTCAGCCGACGAGGAAACTGCCGAGAACTGGCGCAAGATGCTCATGGCTATGGCGGCGGACCTGCGCGTTATCCTGATAAAACTGGCGGACCGGCTGCACAACATGCGCACGCTGGAATACCTGCCGCGCGAGCGGCAGGAGGCCATCGCATACGAGACCATCACCCTCTACGCGCCGCTGGCGCAGCGGCTGGGAATGTTTGCGCTCAAGGCGGAACTGGAGGATTTGTCCTTCCGGGCCCAGCACCCGCAGGAATTTGACGACCTCTCCCGCCAGCTGGAAAGCACGCAGCAGCACAGGCTGCAAATCCTGGAAAGCTTCAAAGCGGAGCTGGAAAAGCATCTCGCCCAGCACGGTATCCCGCACCGCGTGCTGGCGCGCACTAAAAACGCCTATTCGCTCTACCGCAAGATGAAAACCCAGAGCCGCTCCTTTGAAGACATACAGGATTCGCTGGGCGTGCGGATAATAACCGACTCCGTGGCGGACTGCTACGCGCTGCTGGGCTTTGTGCATTCGTATTTCAAGCCGGTGGCCGGCTCTTTCACCGACTATATCGCGCTGCCCAAGATGAACCTTTACCAGAGCCTGCACACCACGGTGGTTTCCTCCACCGGAAATATCGTGGAGGTGCAGATACGCACCGAGGAGATGCACCGCACCTCCGAATACGGCATAGCCGCGCACTGGCGCTACAAGCTGGGCAAGGCGGGCCGCGACGCGCATTTTGACGAGAAAATCAACTGGCTGCGCCACTGGATAGAATGGCTGCAGGACCTGACCAGCCCCCGCGAATTTCTGGAAAGCCTGCGCACCGACATGGAATTGCAGCAGGTGTTCATATTCACCCCGAAGGGCGAGGTGAAGGCGCTGCCCAAGGGCGCGACCCCGCTGGATTTCGCGTTCATGGTGCATTCGGAAGTGGGCGAGCATTGCTTCGGCGCCAAGATAGGCGGCAAAATGGTGCCGCTGGATTACGAGCTTAAAAGCGGCGACATCTGCGATATTCTGACGCGCAAAAACAGCTCGCCCCGGCCCGACTGGCTTAAAATGGTCAGGACGGGGCGCTCGCGCTCCAAAATCAGGAAATACCTGCGCGAGCATGGTTTGGGAGAGGAGGTCTAA
- a CDS encoding L,D-transpeptidase, with protein MKTIVKIVVCAAIAAVAVPAARAQAVEGIFDGGKAGVASRLLPGGEKWQAPDVPGMSEAVEGFKLEPSAVERLRREAFANPGRFIDERDPWEVGAAFGLDEEPLVRQLIPNDKAQRASVRILVNLSDQNLTIVSPTISERFLISSGVKGHRTPGSGRCYRPDFLDAHHRSSLYGNAPMPNSVFFNGNIAVHATESESKLGRPASHGCVRVSLEASKKIFAEVKSYGKSSTSICVVGNPPS; from the coding sequence ATGAAAACTATCGTTAAAATTGTCGTGTGCGCGGCCATTGCCGCCGTTGCGGTTCCCGCGGCGCGCGCGCAGGCGGTTGAGGGAATTTTTGACGGCGGCAAAGCCGGAGTTGCGTCAAGGCTGCTGCCCGGCGGCGAAAAATGGCAGGCGCCGGATGTGCCCGGCATGAGCGAGGCTGTGGAGGGTTTCAAGCTGGAGCCTTCCGCGGTTGAGCGGCTGCGCCGCGAGGCGTTTGCCAACCCCGGCAGATTTATAGACGAGCGCGACCCCTGGGAAGTCGGCGCCGCCTTCGGGCTTGATGAGGAGCCGCTTGTCCGGCAGCTTATCCCCAATGACAAGGCGCAGCGGGCCAGCGTGCGGATACTGGTCAATCTCTCGGACCAGAATCTGACCATAGTCTCGCCCACGATTAGCGAGCGGTTCCTTATATCCTCCGGCGTGAAGGGCCACCGCACCCCCGGCAGCGGCAGATGCTACAGGCCGGATTTCCTGGACGCGCATCACCGCTCATCGCTTTACGGCAACGCGCCCATGCCCAATTCGGTGTTTTTCAACGGCAATATCGCCGTTCACGCCACCGAGTCCGAGAGCAAGCTGGGCCGCCCGGCCTCGCACGGCTGCGTGCGCGTTTCGCTGGAGGCGTCAAAGAAGATCTTCGCGGAAGTCAAAAGCTACGGCAAAAGCTCGACCAGCATCTGCGTGGTGGGCAATCCGCCCAGTTGA